A stretch of the Nitratireductor thuwali genome encodes the following:
- a CDS encoding VOC family protein, whose amino-acid sequence MRSIFHLAYNVTDLDEARRFYGGLLGCKEGRSAPSWVDFDFFGHQISLHLGEPFATAATGKVGEHMVPMPHLGVILQRDDWQALASRLENAGVDFIIAPTTRFKGEPGEQNTMFFRDPFGNPIEIKGFADLGTVYAS is encoded by the coding sequence ATGCGATCCATCTTCCACCTGGCCTACAACGTGACCGACCTCGACGAAGCGCGCCGCTTCTATGGCGGGCTGCTCGGATGCAAGGAGGGCCGCAGCGCGCCGAGCTGGGTGGACTTCGACTTTTTCGGCCATCAGATATCGCTGCATCTGGGCGAGCCTTTCGCCACGGCGGCGACCGGCAAGGTCGGCGAGCACATGGTGCCCATGCCGCATCTGGGCGTCATCCTGCAGCGCGACGACTGGCAGGCGCTCGCCTCGCGCCTCGAGAACGCCGGCGTCGACTTCATCATCGCCCCGACCACCCGCTTCAAGGGCGAGCCGGGCGAACAGAACACGATGTTCTTCCGCGATCCCTTCGGCAATCCCATCGAGATAAAGGGCTTTGCCGATCTCGGCACTGTCTACGCAAGCTGA
- a CDS encoding putative bifunctional diguanylate cyclase/phosphodiesterase — MGWITRFRYLAGGTLIFLTIVAASHFWSLAVSKNAAERSLRLDLSWIGMHGRLEATTLEKHVARYAVNGAAEDREAARLYYQILQGRLDMWNRGVFKHFLDSRPDRKAQLVQLKQRFDELSGYFDDLENPAAQQHILAELQAARKAIDGIGGDAHTAGVIESSRAYQDLSRNQRNQNLIFVLVLAVGSGLLAAIFFQNRSLQRAHQTARAIAERNGFLARHDALTKLPNRRAFVGALKEMRGAARRPEDRIGVLAIDLDGFKMVNDTLGHTAGDQLLKVIAERLVRAARMFDENNIVSRFGGDEFVALVNLPDGSSPMVIAEGIRQAVGEPVQLGKVPASVAASVGIAVSDAADDPDRNLILDADLALSVAKSRGKGRVVHFDRALREEIERQRHIERDLATAIKDGQIFANYQIQVDLASGRLSGAEALARWRHPVLGDISPVEFIPIAESAGDIVELGYSILRQACRDALLFPNEIPVSVNLSIAQTMDDKLVSTVTRILGETGLPASRLKLEVTESVLMHDAERVVVALQELQSIGVSIALDDFGTGYSSLAYLRNFRWNELKIDRSFVRSVLDEPLDLIIIRAVRMLAEEIGAKVIVEGVETVEQERILKAVHCDIGQGFLYGRPVSAEDLPATILRAHASASLEHVPPADFDVKVANRR; from the coding sequence ATGGGCTGGATAACGAGATTCCGCTACCTTGCCGGCGGCACGCTGATCTTCCTCACCATTGTCGCCGCAAGCCATTTCTGGTCGCTGGCGGTGTCGAAGAACGCGGCCGAGCGCTCGCTGCGGCTCGATCTTTCCTGGATCGGGATGCACGGACGTCTGGAGGCGACGACGCTCGAAAAGCATGTGGCCCGCTATGCGGTCAATGGCGCGGCGGAAGACCGCGAGGCTGCCCGCCTCTACTACCAGATTCTGCAGGGGCGGCTCGACATGTGGAATCGCGGCGTCTTCAAGCATTTCCTGGACAGCCGCCCGGACAGGAAGGCCCAGTTGGTCCAACTGAAGCAGCGCTTCGATGAACTGTCGGGCTATTTCGACGACCTGGAGAATCCTGCAGCCCAGCAGCATATTCTGGCGGAGCTCCAGGCGGCCCGCAAGGCCATCGACGGCATCGGCGGCGATGCCCATACCGCCGGCGTCATCGAGTCTTCGCGCGCCTATCAGGATCTCAGCCGCAACCAGCGCAACCAGAACCTCATCTTCGTCCTCGTCCTTGCCGTCGGCAGCGGGCTGCTGGCGGCGATATTCTTCCAGAACCGCTCGCTGCAACGCGCCCACCAGACCGCGCGCGCGATCGCCGAGCGCAACGGCTTTCTGGCGCGTCACGACGCTCTGACGAAACTGCCGAACCGGCGCGCCTTCGTCGGCGCGCTGAAGGAGATGCGCGGCGCGGCGCGGCGCCCGGAAGACCGCATAGGCGTCCTGGCCATCGACCTGGACGGGTTCAAGATGGTGAACGATACGCTCGGCCACACGGCCGGCGACCAGTTGCTGAAGGTCATCGCGGAGCGCCTTGTCCGGGCAGCGCGGATGTTCGACGAAAACAACATAGTCTCGCGTTTCGGCGGAGACGAGTTCGTCGCCCTGGTCAACCTGCCCGACGGCTCGTCGCCCATGGTGATCGCCGAAGGCATCCGCCAGGCGGTCGGCGAGCCCGTGCAACTTGGAAAGGTTCCGGCATCGGTCGCGGCATCGGTCGGCATCGCGGTCAGCGACGCTGCCGACGATCCGGACCGCAATCTCATACTGGACGCCGACCTGGCTCTCAGCGTCGCCAAGTCGCGCGGCAAAGGGCGGGTGGTGCATTTCGATCGCGCGCTGCGCGAGGAAATCGAGCGGCAGCGCCACATCGAGCGCGATCTGGCGACGGCAATCAAGGACGGCCAGATATTCGCCAACTATCAGATCCAGGTGGATCTTGCGTCCGGCCGCCTCAGCGGAGCGGAAGCGCTGGCACGTTGGCGCCATCCCGTCCTTGGCGATATCTCACCCGTGGAGTTCATCCCGATCGCCGAGTCCGCCGGCGACATCGTCGAACTCGGCTATTCCATTCTGCGGCAGGCGTGCCGCGACGCTCTCCTTTTCCCGAATGAAATCCCCGTTTCGGTAAACCTGTCCATTGCGCAGACGATGGACGACAAGCTCGTCAGCACGGTGACAAGGATCCTTGGCGAGACAGGCCTGCCAGCCAGTCGTCTGAAGCTGGAAGTCACCGAATCGGTCCTGATGCACGATGCCGAGCGCGTGGTCGTGGCTTTGCAGGAGTTGCAATCCATCGGCGTGTCGATCGCCCTTGACGATTTCGGCACGGGATATTCGTCGCTCGCCTATCTGCGCAATTTCCGGTGGAACGAATTGAAGATCGACCGCAGTTTCGTGCGCTCGGTTCTGGACGAGCCGCTCGACCTCATCATCATCCGCGCCGTGCGCATGCTAGCCGAGGAAATCGGCGCGAAGGTTATCGTCGAGGGCGTGGAAACCGTCGAGCAGGAGCGCATCCTGAAGGCCGTGCACTGCGACATCGGCCAAGGCTTCCTGTACGGCCGGCCCGTCTCGGCGGAAGACCTGCCGGCGACGATATTGCGTGCCCATGCATCGGCATCCTTGGAGCATGTTCCGCCGGCCGATTTCGATGTAAAGGTCGCCAACCGGCGCTGA
- a CDS encoding molybdopterin-dependent oxidoreductase, producing MIKMLCAAFVSILVLAAPPEAAAQDAVVLTIDGAIEGGSIDYTIEQLEQMPSATIATSTPWEDGVVSFEGVPMAALMEAVGAKGTAVRVVALNNYRTDIPLADFTDYGVILAFKRNGDYMPIADKGPLFVIYPFDDRPSLKTELHYARSAWQVRRITVTP from the coding sequence ATGATCAAGATGCTTTGCGCCGCCTTTGTTTCGATCCTGGTTTTGGCGGCACCGCCGGAAGCTGCGGCACAGGACGCGGTCGTGCTGACGATAGACGGCGCGATCGAGGGCGGCAGTATCGACTATACGATCGAACAGCTCGAGCAGATGCCGTCCGCGACCATCGCCACCTCCACCCCGTGGGAGGATGGCGTCGTATCGTTCGAGGGCGTGCCGATGGCGGCGCTCATGGAAGCTGTCGGCGCCAAGGGAACCGCGGTGCGGGTCGTCGCGCTGAACAACTACAGGACCGACATCCCGCTTGCCGATTTCACCGACTATGGCGTGATACTCGCCTTCAAGAGAAACGGCGACTACATGCCCATCGCCGACAAGGGCCCTCTCTTCGTGATCTATCCCTTCGACGATCGCCCGTCGCTGAAGACCGAGCTCCACTACGCCCGTTCCGCCTGGCAGGTGCGCCGGATCACGGTCACGCCCTGA
- a CDS encoding aminoglycoside phosphotransferase family protein: MTSQAVGEIIAARTGTPPADLQLERKRFGGAEATETAVVTARYLDGRNRPAMLRVVVKHLEGRPAREAAVYRNLVAEHAAEMAPELLHVRMLGPDSALMFLEAVRRINAWPWRDPAAADGMLAQLGRFHAAVGESDIALPEWNFEKEIASMAHGAEWMLDEHRKNPELAELTRDLRKVGRIAEAMPRLRRQLLAEKPFGCRPIHGDVHPGNALVRRRRGRHEPVLIDWGRARLGSPLEDLSNWLQSLHFWEAEAQRLHDTYFSRYLSAFGMPRRLTADIRAAYWIAGASNALAGALLHHLVIVADPQQRKADRTTSFQAARHWLRVIRRANAWTM, from the coding sequence ATGACCAGTCAAGCGGTCGGTGAGATCATCGCCGCCCGCACGGGGACCCCGCCCGCGGACCTGCAACTTGAACGCAAGCGCTTCGGCGGGGCCGAAGCCACCGAAACGGCCGTCGTGACGGCGCGCTATCTGGATGGCCGCAACCGCCCCGCCATGCTGCGCGTGGTGGTCAAGCACCTTGAAGGCAGGCCGGCGCGCGAAGCGGCCGTCTATCGGAACCTGGTGGCCGAGCATGCCGCTGAAATGGCGCCGGAACTGCTCCATGTGAGGATGCTGGGCCCCGATTCGGCGCTCATGTTCCTGGAGGCGGTCCGCCGCATCAATGCGTGGCCGTGGCGCGACCCGGCCGCCGCCGACGGCATGCTCGCGCAGTTGGGCCGCTTCCACGCCGCCGTCGGGGAAAGCGACATCGCCCTTCCGGAGTGGAACTTCGAGAAGGAGATCGCCTCCATGGCCCATGGCGCGGAATGGATGCTCGACGAGCACCGGAAGAACCCCGAACTCGCCGAACTGACGCGTGACCTGCGCAAGGTCGGGCGGATCGCCGAGGCCATGCCGCGCCTGCGCCGGCAGCTTCTGGCCGAAAAGCCCTTCGGCTGCCGTCCGATCCATGGCGATGTTCATCCGGGCAACGCCCTGGTGCGCCGCAGGAGGGGCAGGCACGAGCCGGTCCTCATCGACTGGGGCCGCGCCCGCCTCGGCTCGCCTCTGGAGGATCTGAGCAACTGGCTGCAGTCGCTGCATTTCTGGGAGGCCGAGGCCCAGCGCCTGCACGATACCTATTTCAGCCGCTACCTGTCCGCCTTCGGCATGCCGCGCAGGCTGACGGCCGATATCCGCGCGGCCTACTGGATCGCCGGCGCTTCGAATGCCTTGGCCGGCGCCCTTCTGCATCACCTCGTCATCGTCGCGGACCCGCAACAAAGGAAGGCGGACCGCACGACCTCCTTTCAGGCGGCGCGGCACTGGCTGCGCGTCATCCGCCGCGCCAACGCCTGGACCATGTGA
- a CDS encoding phage holin family protein, whose protein sequence is MTDQSTKTSSGTLFSDVLTHLSNLVRGEVDLARAEVSESVQSAATAIGLLVGGVVIALTALNVLAAAVVAGLTEAGIAGGWAALIVGGVLAVVAFALCYKGMNDLRPASLAPTRTARNLRRDAAVVRETRHEH, encoded by the coding sequence ATGACCGATCAATCGACCAAAACCAGCTCGGGCACGCTGTTTTCCGACGTCCTCACGCATTTGAGCAATCTCGTGCGCGGCGAGGTGGACCTGGCCCGTGCAGAGGTCAGTGAGAGCGTCCAGAGCGCGGCAACGGCCATCGGCCTGCTCGTCGGGGGCGTGGTCATCGCGCTGACGGCGCTCAACGTGCTGGCGGCCGCCGTGGTTGCCGGGCTGACCGAAGCAGGCATTGCCGGCGGCTGGGCGGCGCTGATTGTGGGCGGCGTCCTTGCCGTAGTTGCCTTCGCCCTTTGCTACAAGGGCATGAACGACCTTCGGCCGGCGAGCCTGGCTCCGACCCGCACCGCAAGGAACCTGCGCCGAGATGCAGCCGTCGTCAGGGAGACCCGCCATGAGCACTGA
- a CDS encoding DUF3618 domain-containing protein, producing the protein MSTDARTPEEIERDIQQERAQLASSLEALQERFSIEGITRQVADQLRRHGGEFGQSALESAKSNPVALALTGIGLAWMMASDARRNGGGDGAASFGGTAAVARRPDGSQRWDRMRAEASRQGHKARASAEDLRNRLQEGTENLSEAARKRVVEAREAAYRAQSQIERAAGGGNKKLADYYSEQPIVAGAMAFAAGAALGAFLPHTRAEDSALGESSDEVFEEAERIFREETEKAKEAVKSASSQPAAKARKAQARASGDGPGGRKSGPAQPG; encoded by the coding sequence ATGAGCACTGATGCCCGAACACCCGAAGAAATCGAGCGCGACATCCAGCAAGAGCGGGCGCAACTCGCCTCGTCGCTGGAAGCGCTGCAGGAGCGGTTCTCGATCGAGGGGATCACCCGGCAGGTCGCGGACCAGCTGAGGCGGCACGGCGGCGAATTCGGGCAGTCGGCCCTGGAGTCGGCAAAGAGCAACCCCGTAGCGCTGGCTCTCACCGGAATTGGACTGGCCTGGATGATGGCGAGCGACGCGCGAAGGAACGGAGGCGGCGACGGCGCAGCCTCGTTCGGCGGCACGGCGGCGGTCGCCAGGCGGCCCGACGGGTCGCAGCGCTGGGATCGCATGAGAGCCGAGGCGAGCCGGCAGGGCCATAAGGCGAGGGCCTCGGCGGAGGACCTGCGCAACCGGCTTCAGGAAGGCACGGAGAACTTGTCGGAGGCCGCAAGGAAGCGCGTGGTGGAAGCCCGCGAAGCCGCCTACCGGGCGCAGTCCCAGATCGAGCGCGCTGCCGGAGGCGGCAACAAGAAGCTCGCCGACTACTACAGCGAACAGCCGATTGTCGCGGGCGCCATGGCCTTTGCCGCCGGCGCAGCGCTTGGCGCGTTCCTCCCGCATACAAGGGCAGAGGACAGCGCGCTTGGCGAGAGCTCGGACGAAGTTTTCGAGGAAGCCGAGCGCATCTTCAGGGAAGAGACGGAAAAGGCGAAGGAGGCCGTGAAATCGGCGTCCTCCCAGCCGGCCGCAAAGGCCAGAAAAGCCCAGGCGCGCGCTAGTGGCGACGGGCCTGGCGGCCGTAAGAGCGGGCCAGCCCAACCAGGCTAG
- a CDS encoding AI-2E family transporter: protein MSHKSGGASGPGGSGGQSGKLPDFARRVLIASIIVSAFFLAWHLRHTIILAFAAVVVATILLAASDLVRRCTPLGHHWSLAVSALLIIMAIGAILWFAWPNIQSQTAGLVQQLPEAARSIESRTGISLPNSLEQAGEAAGGVFNRILSDLASMVQTAATAITGFILVVVAGAFLAVNPGLYRNGFLLLFPPAQHGHAGEALDRTGRALKFWLVGQLLSMTMVGALVGLGAWAIGLPSPLALALFAFLTEFVPLIGPFVGAVPGLLLALGEGWSTLLWTALLYLAIQQVESNLITPIVQREAVRVPPALFMLSVVAMGALFGVLGVVLAGPLTVVAFVLTRTLYVEDTLGEELPSKENESDL, encoded by the coding sequence ATGTCGCACAAGAGCGGAGGCGCATCCGGGCCGGGCGGGAGCGGCGGCCAATCCGGGAAATTGCCTGATTTCGCACGCCGGGTGCTGATTGCCAGCATCATCGTATCCGCCTTTTTTCTGGCCTGGCATCTGCGGCACACGATCATCCTGGCTTTCGCCGCAGTCGTGGTGGCGACCATTCTGCTGGCCGCGAGCGATCTGGTGCGCCGCTGTACCCCGTTGGGTCACCACTGGTCGCTGGCCGTATCGGCTCTTCTCATCATCATGGCGATCGGCGCGATACTCTGGTTCGCATGGCCGAACATCCAGAGCCAGACCGCAGGTCTCGTTCAGCAACTGCCCGAGGCGGCCCGCAGCATCGAAAGCCGCACCGGCATTTCCCTGCCGAACTCGCTGGAGCAGGCGGGCGAGGCCGCCGGCGGTGTCTTCAACAGGATCCTCAGCGACCTTGCAAGCATGGTTCAGACTGCGGCCACGGCAATCACCGGGTTCATTCTCGTCGTCGTCGCCGGCGCGTTCCTTGCCGTCAATCCGGGACTCTACCGGAACGGTTTCCTTCTCCTGTTCCCGCCGGCGCAGCACGGCCACGCCGGGGAAGCCCTGGACAGGACCGGAAGGGCGCTCAAATTCTGGCTCGTGGGCCAGTTGCTTTCGATGACGATGGTGGGCGCGCTGGTTGGTCTGGGCGCCTGGGCCATCGGCCTGCCCTCACCTCTCGCACTGGCCCTTTTCGCCTTCCTGACGGAATTCGTTCCGCTGATCGGTCCGTTCGTCGGAGCCGTGCCGGGGCTGCTGCTCGCCCTCGGCGAAGGCTGGAGCACGCTCCTGTGGACGGCGCTTCTCTATCTGGCCATCCAACAGGTCGAGTCGAACCTGATCACGCCCATCGTGCAGCGCGAGGCGGTGAGAGTGCCGCCGGCCTTGTTCATGCTGTCGGTCGTGGCCATGGGCGCGCTTTTCGGCGTCCTCGGGGTCGTGCTGGCCGGCCCGCTCACCGTGGTGGCGTTCGTTCTCACCCGAACCCTCTACGTCGAGGACACGCTCGGAGAGGAACTGCCGTCGAAGGAGAATGAATCGGACCTGTGA